From Luteolibacter arcticus, one genomic window encodes:
- the ribD gene encoding bifunctional diaminohydroxyphosphoribosylaminopyrimidine deaminase/5-amino-6-(5-phosphoribosylamino)uracil reductase RibD, whose translation MQGEDARWMRRAIEEGKNGIGRTSPNPPVGAVVVKNGVELGAGWHRGAGLPHAEREAMAAVRATLGAAALEGSTVYVTLEPCSTHGRTPPCTDGLIEAGVARVVYAAEDPNPAHAGRADSLLEQRGIAVSRGVLAAEAFQLIRAFAKVQRHGLPWVILKTAMSLDGRVTRPPGEGMWLTREEARAEVQRLRAEVDAVVTSGETVRKDRPRLDLRDPDLLEGRLQPWRLVLTADPASLPMDAPLFTDAHRDRTLIDDRTHPEEALRRLAQEHGVSAALVECGGRLAASLLEAGLVDEWVAFLAPIVGGGPLPSVAGNGFAEGLVLKDPVFRRFGPDVMLRATVARA comes from the coding sequence ATGCAAGGTGAAGACGCGCGGTGGATGCGGCGGGCGATCGAGGAGGGAAAGAATGGCATCGGCCGCACTTCGCCGAATCCGCCGGTCGGCGCGGTGGTGGTCAAAAACGGCGTGGAACTCGGCGCGGGCTGGCATCGCGGCGCAGGCCTGCCACATGCCGAGCGCGAGGCGATGGCGGCGGTCCGGGCCACCCTTGGCGCGGCGGCACTCGAAGGCTCCACCGTCTATGTGACCCTGGAGCCATGCTCGACCCACGGGCGCACGCCGCCGTGCACCGATGGCTTGATCGAGGCCGGCGTGGCGCGCGTGGTGTATGCGGCGGAAGATCCGAATCCCGCGCACGCAGGTCGCGCCGACTCGCTTCTGGAGCAGCGCGGCATCGCGGTGAGCCGCGGCGTGCTGGCGGCCGAAGCTTTCCAACTGATCCGTGCCTTCGCCAAGGTCCAGCGACATGGCCTGCCGTGGGTGATCCTCAAAACCGCGATGAGCCTGGACGGTCGCGTCACCCGCCCACCCGGCGAGGGCATGTGGCTCACGCGTGAAGAAGCGCGCGCGGAAGTCCAGCGACTGCGTGCCGAGGTCGATGCCGTGGTGACCTCGGGCGAAACCGTTCGCAAGGACCGCCCGCGTCTGGACTTGCGCGATCCGGATTTGTTGGAAGGAAGGCTGCAACCTTGGCGACTGGTATTGACCGCGGATCCCGCGAGCCTGCCGATGGATGCGCCGCTCTTCACCGACGCGCATCGGGATCGCACCTTGATTGACGATCGCACGCATCCCGAAGAGGCGTTGCGGAGACTGGCGCAGGAGCACGGTGTTTCCGCAGCGCTGGTCGAGTGCGGCGGCCGGCTCGCGGCAAGTCTGTTAGAGGCTGGCCTGGTCGATGAGTGGGTGGCCTTTCTCGCGCCGATCGTCGGCGGTGGTCCCTTGCCATCGGTGGCAGGCAACGGCTTTGCAGAGGGACTCGTTTTGAAAGACCCGGTGTTCCGGAGATTCGGACCGGATGTGATGCTGCGCGCCACGGTGGCGCGCGCGTGA
- a CDS encoding LysR family transcriptional regulator, giving the protein MDFDLASLETFVRLADCGSFSEVARTQQISQPAVTFRVAKLESVIGLRLFQRHQDGLRLTRDGVTLLEQARRILREHQALGVRMAHFLREERGTVKIMVDRSEAGDYLVASFRSCEHSSPALEVTRPEPGQAWDAALRDHLVDIVVSGSFLHVGDQASIQRYDLLRQQGSTLAWNRDYFDFVPDRFRFPEVLRSTILVPSESLIPGYRPFLEKWCLESYGLLPPDMLSFDDEASARDACIAGLGVMVFPGDADQRMSLAKTGLGILKTFEFLLPDAYSFSIFIRAGERLPLVLQTAMKVGELHAKQRQAA; this is encoded by the coding sequence ATGGACTTCGATCTAGCGAGTCTTGAAACCTTTGTCCGGCTGGCGGACTGCGGCAGTTTTTCGGAAGTCGCGCGCACCCAGCAGATCTCCCAGCCGGCGGTGACCTTCAGGGTGGCGAAGCTAGAGTCGGTGATCGGGCTCCGGCTGTTCCAACGCCATCAAGACGGGCTTCGACTGACTCGCGACGGCGTGACCTTGTTAGAGCAGGCGCGGCGAATCCTGCGGGAGCATCAGGCGCTCGGCGTTCGCATGGCGCATTTCCTCCGCGAGGAGCGCGGCACCGTGAAGATCATGGTGGATCGCTCCGAGGCAGGCGATTATCTGGTGGCATCCTTCAGAAGCTGTGAGCATTCATCTCCAGCACTTGAAGTGACCCGTCCGGAACCCGGGCAAGCTTGGGATGCGGCGCTCCGTGACCATCTCGTCGATATCGTGGTATCCGGCAGCTTCCTTCATGTAGGGGACCAGGCGTCGATCCAACGCTACGATCTGCTGCGACAGCAGGGATCGACGCTGGCGTGGAACCGCGACTACTTCGACTTCGTCCCCGACCGCTTCCGGTTTCCGGAGGTGCTGCGGTCCACGATCCTGGTCCCCAGCGAGTCGCTGATTCCGGGATATCGCCCCTTTCTGGAGAAGTGGTGCTTGGAATCCTACGGCTTGCTACCCCCGGACATGCTTTCCTTCGATGACGAGGCGTCCGCTCGCGACGCCTGCATTGCCGGTCTTGGGGTGATGGTGTTCCCGGGCGATGCCGATCAGCGGATGAGCCTGGCGAAGACCGGGCTGGGGATCTTGAAGACCTTCGAATTCCTGCTCCCGGATGCCTACAGCTTCTCCATTTTCATCCGCGCCGGAGAGCGTCTTCCGCTAGTGCTCCAGACCGCGATGAAGGTGGGTGAGCTTCACGCGAAGCAGCGGCAAGCCGCTTGA
- a CDS encoding F0F1 ATP synthase subunit delta produces the protein MKITKVANAEARRIFRLCQTGGRLDEAKFSTAIKMIVAQKPRGYHGILGALKRLVRLELARRHVIVESAAPLDGAEQQRVVSGLVEKYGSDLTFEYRVTPEVLGGLKVRIGNDVFDGTVKGRLDRLAQAF, from the coding sequence ATGAAAATCACCAAGGTCGCCAACGCCGAAGCCCGCCGCATTTTCCGGCTCTGCCAGACCGGCGGCCGTCTTGACGAGGCCAAGTTCTCCACCGCGATCAAGATGATCGTGGCCCAGAAGCCGCGCGGCTATCATGGCATTCTCGGTGCGCTGAAGCGCCTCGTCCGCCTCGAACTGGCACGCCGCCACGTGATTGTGGAAAGCGCCGCGCCGCTCGATGGTGCGGAGCAGCAGCGCGTCGTTTCCGGCCTCGTCGAGAAGTACGGCAGCGACCTGACTTTTGAATACCGCGTCACTCCCGAGGTTCTCGGGGGACTCAAGGTCCGCATCGGCAACGATGTCTTCGACGGCACCGTGAAAGGCCGTCTCGACCGCCTCGCCCAAGCATTCTGA
- the atpG gene encoding ATP synthase F1 subunit gamma, producing MANLRDIRRRIKSVKNTAQITRAMQLVAAAKMKKAQDQALAGRDYADLLNQVLVNLKENVGEEAHPLLQAKEGGKELILIISTDKGLCGALNTNLGKKIRAEISKDADIVTVGRKLRNQFAKAGRNMIADFEVRDPVPFAEARPIAKFLTKAFLEGGYSKVSVAFSNYVNVMRQEPVIVQLLPISTADLGEKQDYEGMGKDVNVKETDHAAALSKDYLFEPSGKAVLDTLLPLYINFQVYQMLVESRASEHSARMVAMKGATDNAKKFIKELTLEYNKLRQAAITAELLEITTAMRAME from the coding sequence ATGGCCAACCTCCGCGACATCCGCCGGCGCATCAAGTCGGTCAAGAACACCGCCCAGATCACCCGGGCGATGCAGCTTGTCGCCGCCGCCAAGATGAAGAAGGCGCAGGACCAGGCGCTGGCCGGTCGCGACTACGCGGACCTGCTGAACCAGGTGCTGGTCAATCTGAAGGAGAACGTGGGCGAGGAAGCTCACCCGCTTCTCCAGGCGAAGGAAGGTGGCAAGGAGCTGATCCTGATCATCTCCACCGACAAGGGCCTTTGCGGCGCGCTCAATACCAACCTCGGCAAAAAGATCCGCGCCGAGATTTCGAAGGATGCCGACATCGTCACGGTGGGCCGCAAGCTGCGCAATCAGTTCGCCAAGGCCGGTCGCAACATGATCGCGGATTTCGAAGTGCGCGACCCGGTGCCCTTCGCCGAGGCCCGCCCGATCGCGAAGTTCCTGACCAAGGCCTTCCTCGAAGGCGGCTACAGCAAGGTCAGCGTCGCCTTCTCGAACTACGTCAACGTGATGCGCCAGGAGCCGGTGATCGTGCAGCTTCTGCCGATCTCGACGGCCGATCTCGGCGAGAAGCAAGACTACGAGGGCATGGGCAAGGACGTGAACGTCAAGGAGACCGACCACGCCGCCGCGCTTTCCAAGGACTACCTCTTCGAGCCCAGCGGCAAGGCCGTGCTCGATACCCTGCTGCCGCTCTACATCAACTTCCAGGTCTATCAGATGCTGGTCGAGAGCCGCGCCTCCGAGCACTCCGCACGGATGGTCGCCATGAAGGGCGCCACCGACAACGCGAAGAAGTTCATCAAGGAACTCACGCTCGAATACAACAAGCTGCGCCAGGCGGCCATCACCGCCGAGCTGCTCGAAATCACCACCGCCATGCGGGCGATGGAGTGA
- a CDS encoding PEP-CTERM sorting domain-containing protein: MNCCLPLLVLALAGSPGIAGGQVLVNSATNYSDLFSPDGSEVTVDPLDALIGLRFGGSNSGPLNSYLEAEAEGGVSLKILVGVAETGAQVALNDGKLQFNISNNESSILGALGTGLSLDLDWSATATFNKTGSQLLLAPNTTYQLTFDVNGSNGLLNSTLGIFPKFGIEFLDGAGNAIDPVAGYDHDAKVVNVIGLELLDIIGSPPESGRAVVQFQTGNTVASGPAGVRFTGSAVAPATVLSLGTEFASITNLQIAAIPEPSVLGLVGLGAFAAFRRRRAA, encoded by the coding sequence ATGAACTGCTGCCTCCCCCTGCTTGTTCTCGCCTTGGCAGGCTCCCCCGGAATTGCCGGCGGCCAAGTGCTCGTGAACAGCGCCACCAACTACTCCGATCTCTTCAGCCCTGACGGAAGCGAGGTGACCGTGGATCCGCTCGACGCGCTTATCGGCCTCCGGTTTGGTGGCTCCAATTCCGGTCCACTCAACAGCTACTTGGAAGCCGAGGCTGAAGGTGGCGTGAGTTTGAAGATTCTCGTCGGGGTTGCTGAGACCGGAGCCCAAGTGGCTCTGAACGACGGCAAGCTCCAGTTCAACATCAGCAACAACGAGTCCAGCATCCTCGGTGCCCTCGGCACTGGCCTCAGCCTAGACCTGGACTGGTCCGCCACCGCGACCTTCAACAAGACCGGCAGCCAGTTGTTGCTGGCCCCGAACACGACCTATCAACTCACCTTCGATGTCAACGGCAGCAATGGCCTGCTGAACTCGACCCTGGGAATCTTCCCGAAGTTCGGGATCGAGTTTCTCGATGGTGCCGGCAATGCGATCGACCCGGTGGCAGGCTACGACCACGACGCCAAGGTGGTGAACGTCATCGGCCTCGAGCTGTTGGACATCATCGGCTCGCCTCCGGAATCGGGCCGGGCCGTGGTCCAGTTCCAGACCGGGAACACCGTGGCTTCCGGTCCGGCAGGTGTCCGCTTCACCGGATCTGCCGTGGCACCCGCGACCGTGCTGAGCCTTGGCACGGAGTTCGCCTCGATCACCAATCTTCAAATCGCCGCCATCCCCGAGCCTTCGGTGCTCGGCTTGGTCGGCCTCGGTGCGTTCGCGGCATTCCGCCGGCGTCGTGCCGCCTGA
- a CDS encoding ATPase — protein sequence MVFSKAFAVAFAAIGGGIGIGILGSKAAEATGRNPGAATPILVLSIILAALIEGIFILTAFAVSGM from the coding sequence ATGGTATTCAGCAAAGCATTCGCAGTCGCCTTCGCCGCTATCGGCGGTGGCATCGGCATCGGCATTCTCGGCTCCAAGGCCGCGGAAGCGACCGGTCGCAACCCGGGTGCAGCCACCCCGATCCTGGTTCTCTCGATCATTCTGGCCGCGCTTATCGAAGGTATCTTCATCCTTACCGCCTTCGCTGTCAGCGGTATGTGA
- a CDS encoding LysR family transcriptional regulator, with translation MHFDPEQLRVFSALMTEGSTSRASLELRTSRSNVRRIWQNLEEQLGEPLFVTRDSGETEPTTAARRLDREMTSLLEEVRRFEATVRKIHQNGRVLRLGADRNLFNTGHFGRVFNTLRHDPRFRISFLEVGADDGKTALECGACDLLFTIEGVPGRRLESRELPPMALDVACSRDRLDPSPVPPEELAHLSWSLATITGKPRALDTLQRIQKSGGGEGQLCTQHHFMRWAEDTKSAETEAVVCVRPVSFHRLSQVVFLPLGLEASYPLNVSYLKQHPYEFLETMVGHVDRALQSPANGLRSSES, from the coding sequence ATGCACTTTGATCCCGAGCAACTGCGTGTGTTCTCCGCTCTGATGACAGAAGGCTCGACTTCGCGAGCCTCATTGGAGCTTCGGACAAGTCGTTCGAATGTCCGCCGTATCTGGCAGAATCTGGAGGAGCAACTAGGGGAGCCCCTGTTTGTGACTCGTGATAGCGGTGAAACCGAGCCCACCACGGCTGCCCGGCGCTTGGATCGGGAGATGACCTCGCTGTTGGAAGAAGTCCGCCGCTTCGAGGCCACGGTGCGGAAGATCCATCAGAACGGCCGCGTGCTGCGGCTGGGAGCGGATCGGAATCTTTTCAACACGGGCCATTTCGGCCGTGTGTTCAATACGCTCCGCCATGATCCGCGGTTCCGCATTTCGTTCCTGGAAGTGGGCGCGGATGATGGCAAGACCGCTTTGGAATGTGGTGCCTGCGATCTCTTGTTCACCATCGAGGGCGTGCCCGGCCGCCGCTTGGAGTCCCGCGAGTTGCCACCGATGGCGCTGGATGTGGCGTGCTCCCGGGATCGGCTCGACCCTTCCCCGGTACCGCCGGAGGAGCTGGCGCATCTGAGCTGGTCACTGGCCACGATCACGGGCAAGCCGCGTGCCTTGGACACGCTGCAGCGCATCCAGAAGTCAGGCGGGGGAGAAGGACAGTTGTGCACGCAACATCATTTCATGCGCTGGGCGGAAGACACGAAGTCGGCGGAAACGGAAGCCGTGGTTTGTGTCCGTCCGGTGTCTTTCCATCGTCTGTCACAAGTGGTATTCCTTCCCTTGGGCCTGGAAGCGAGTTATCCACTCAACGTATCCTACCTCAAGCAGCACCCCTACGAATTTTTGGAAACCATGGTCGGTCACGTGGACCGGGCATTGCAATCTCCCGCCAATGGACTTCGATCTAGCGAGTCTTGA
- the atpD gene encoding F0F1 ATP synthase subunit beta encodes MSNQGTIVQVIGAVVDADFSKATALPGIYSALEVYYNLNGVDTKLVLEVQQHLGDGWIRAVAMSASDGLKRGMILTDTGKAISVPVGKQVLGRIFNVTGDLVDENVPLADANFRSPIHRAAPSLTEQSATTEILPTGIKVIDLICPLLKGGKGGMFGGAGVGKTVVIMELINNIAKAHGGYSVFAGVGERTREGNDLYWEMIEGNVIATEKDEKGHVKLDDKGNPVLTEGSKVALCYGQMNEPPGARLRVALSALTMAEHFRDEANQDVLLFVDNIFRFSQAGSEVSALLGRTPSAVGYQPTLSEEMAGLQERITSTNKGSITSIQAVYVPADDLTDPAPANTFAHLDATVVLERSLAEQALFPAVDPLASTSKALAPEVVGEEHYRVARGVQQVLQRYKDLQDIIAILGMDELSDEDKLTVFRARKIQRFLTQPFHVAEIFTNVPGALCSIEETVKGFAEILDGKWDDVSEGNFYMKAGIDSVSRD; translated from the coding sequence ATGAGCAACCAAGGAACCATCGTCCAGGTCATCGGCGCCGTCGTTGACGCCGACTTCTCGAAAGCCACTGCGCTGCCGGGGATCTACAGCGCCCTCGAAGTTTACTACAACCTGAACGGCGTCGATACGAAGCTCGTGCTGGAAGTGCAGCAGCACCTCGGTGACGGCTGGATCCGCGCGGTTGCCATGTCCGCATCGGATGGTCTCAAGCGCGGCATGATCCTGACCGACACCGGCAAGGCGATCTCCGTGCCGGTCGGCAAGCAGGTCCTCGGTCGTATCTTCAACGTCACCGGCGACCTCGTGGACGAAAACGTCCCGCTCGCCGATGCGAACTTCCGCTCGCCGATCCACCGCGCCGCTCCTTCGCTCACCGAGCAGTCCGCCACCACGGAGATTCTTCCCACCGGGATCAAGGTCATCGACCTGATCTGCCCGCTGCTCAAGGGCGGCAAGGGCGGGATGTTCGGTGGTGCAGGCGTCGGCAAGACCGTCGTCATCATGGAGCTCATCAACAACATCGCCAAGGCGCACGGTGGTTACTCCGTCTTCGCCGGCGTGGGTGAGCGCACCCGCGAGGGCAATGACCTCTACTGGGAAATGATCGAGGGCAACGTCATTGCCACCGAGAAGGACGAGAAGGGCCACGTGAAGCTCGACGACAAGGGCAACCCCGTCCTTACCGAAGGCTCCAAGGTCGCCCTTTGCTACGGCCAGATGAATGAGCCTCCGGGTGCCCGTCTCCGCGTCGCGCTCTCCGCCCTGACCATGGCCGAGCACTTCCGCGATGAGGCGAATCAGGACGTGCTTCTCTTCGTCGATAACATCTTCCGTTTCTCCCAAGCCGGTTCCGAGGTGTCCGCCCTTCTGGGCCGCACCCCGTCCGCGGTGGGTTACCAGCCGACCCTCTCCGAGGAAATGGCCGGTCTCCAGGAGCGCATTACTTCCACCAACAAGGGCTCGATCACCTCGATCCAAGCGGTGTACGTGCCGGCGGACGACCTTACCGACCCCGCTCCCGCGAATACCTTCGCTCACCTTGACGCGACCGTGGTGCTTGAGCGCTCGCTTGCTGAGCAGGCGCTCTTCCCGGCGGTCGATCCACTCGCCTCCACTTCCAAGGCGCTCGCCCCGGAAGTCGTCGGCGAGGAACACTACCGCGTCGCCCGTGGCGTCCAGCAGGTGCTCCAGCGCTACAAGGACCTTCAGGACATCATCGCGATTCTCGGCATGGACGAGCTTTCCGATGAGGACAAGCTGACCGTGTTCCGCGCCCGCAAGATCCAGCGCTTCCTCACCCAGCCCTTCCACGTCGCCGAAATCTTCACGAACGTTCCCGGTGCGCTCTGCTCCATCGAGGAGACCGTGAAGGGCTTCGCCGAAATCCTCGACGGCAAGTGGGACGACGTCTCCGAAGGTAACTTCTACATGAAGGCCGGCATCGACAGCGTCTCCCGCGACTAA
- the atpB gene encoding F0F1 ATP synthase subunit A — MFRRPLIPTLFALLCGAVPALAAEGGGHHALPLNAPRLSDSLPINNSMVMVWLAVGVIVLFARIATKKMTLVPQGLQNFAEWAVQSLYEFLSSLMGAHLATRTFWFFGSVFFFILVNNYMGLIPGVGTVGWKDSHGHMVAPLLRGANADINMTAAMSFTFAILWFYWAITENGIKGFAAHIFAPKGTFKGIMLAMMVPIFLFVGVLEVISIAIRPVALTFRLLGNIYGGEQTLEALMALVPKSLAFLPALPFYFMELLVGFVQALVFTLLCAIFLKLICDHGDDHAEEGHH; from the coding sequence ATGTTCCGACGCCCGCTCATCCCAACCCTGTTCGCGCTCCTCTGTGGAGCGGTGCCGGCTCTCGCCGCTGAAGGTGGTGGTCATCATGCCCTGCCGCTCAACGCCCCACGTCTGAGCGACTCGCTGCCCATCAACAATTCGATGGTGATGGTCTGGCTCGCCGTGGGCGTGATCGTCCTCTTTGCTCGCATCGCGACCAAGAAGATGACGTTGGTCCCACAAGGCCTGCAGAACTTCGCCGAGTGGGCGGTCCAGTCGCTCTACGAATTCCTTTCCAGCCTGATGGGCGCGCACCTTGCCACCCGGACCTTCTGGTTCTTCGGCTCGGTCTTCTTCTTCATCCTGGTGAATAACTACATGGGCCTCATCCCCGGCGTCGGCACCGTGGGATGGAAAGACTCTCATGGTCACATGGTTGCCCCGCTTCTGCGTGGTGCCAATGCTGACATCAACATGACTGCCGCGATGTCCTTCACCTTCGCGATCCTCTGGTTCTACTGGGCGATCACGGAGAATGGCATCAAAGGTTTCGCCGCCCACATCTTCGCACCGAAGGGCACCTTCAAGGGCATCATGCTCGCGATGATGGTCCCCATCTTCCTCTTCGTCGGCGTGCTGGAAGTGATCTCCATCGCGATCCGCCCGGTCGCCCTCACCTTCCGTCTTCTGGGTAACATCTACGGCGGCGAGCAGACGCTCGAAGCGCTGATGGCCTTGGTTCCCAAGAGCCTCGCCTTCCTGCCAGCGCTTCCGTTCTACTTCATGGAGCTGCTCGTCGGCTTCGTCCAGGCACTCGTCTTCACCCTGCTCTGCGCGATTTTCCTCAAGCTCATCTGCGACCACGGCGACGATCACGCCGAAGAAGGGCACCACTAA
- the atpA gene encoding F0F1 ATP synthase subunit alpha, translated as MSSILQELEKEIANVTASVQKSNVGVVREVGDGVAKVEGLSDVMLNEMISFPGGVTGLAMNLEEGEVGVVLLGSYDKIVAGMECSTTGKLLSVPVGRNVFGRVVDALGNAIDGKGPLEAAAYYPMEKIAPGIIKRKSVSVPVQTGIMSIDAMIPVGRGQRELIIGDRSTGKTTIAVDTIISQAKQNKLAEQGKLQNHKPLYCIYVAIGQKLSNVARIQKILEDAGAMEYTTIVSATASDAAAMQYLSPYAGCAIAEYMMDQGQDCLIVFDDLSKHAVAYRQVALILKRPSGREAYPGDVFYLHSRLLERSARLTEAAGGGSLTALPIIETQAGDVSAYIPTNVISITDGQIYLETDLFYQGIRPAISVGLSVSRVGSAAQTKTIKSVAGTTKLDLAQFRELQAFAQFGSDLDASTKKKLERGARIVELFKQNQYSPLSMEMESIFLFAMQNGFFDDVKVADVKRCQTAMGEFFETRKTELLDKIRNEKPDLKKDAAAVDAVKTALNDFKASWK; from the coding sequence ATGAGCAGCATCCTCCAGGAACTCGAAAAGGAGATCGCCAACGTCACGGCCTCCGTCCAGAAGTCGAATGTCGGTGTCGTCCGCGAAGTCGGTGACGGCGTGGCCAAGGTGGAAGGCCTCTCCGACGTCATGCTCAACGAGATGATCTCGTTCCCGGGCGGTGTTACCGGCCTGGCGATGAACCTCGAAGAAGGCGAAGTCGGCGTGGTGCTTCTCGGCAGCTACGACAAGATCGTCGCCGGCATGGAATGCTCGACCACCGGCAAGCTGCTCTCCGTGCCAGTCGGCCGCAATGTCTTCGGCCGCGTGGTGGACGCACTCGGCAATGCCATCGACGGCAAGGGCCCGCTTGAAGCTGCGGCCTATTACCCGATGGAGAAAATCGCTCCCGGCATCATCAAGCGCAAGTCGGTCTCGGTCCCGGTGCAGACCGGCATCATGTCGATCGACGCGATGATCCCCGTCGGCCGCGGCCAGCGCGAGCTCATCATCGGTGATCGCTCCACCGGCAAGACCACCATCGCGGTGGACACCATCATTTCCCAGGCCAAGCAGAACAAGCTGGCTGAGCAGGGCAAGCTGCAGAACCACAAGCCGCTGTATTGCATCTACGTCGCCATCGGCCAGAAGCTCTCGAACGTCGCCCGTATCCAGAAGATCCTGGAAGACGCCGGCGCGATGGAATACACCACCATCGTTTCCGCCACCGCTTCGGATGCCGCCGCCATGCAGTATCTGTCGCCCTACGCCGGCTGCGCCATCGCCGAGTACATGATGGATCAGGGTCAGGACTGCCTGATCGTGTTCGATGACCTTTCCAAGCACGCCGTCGCTTACCGCCAGGTCGCGCTGATCCTGAAGCGCCCGTCCGGCCGCGAAGCGTATCCGGGTGACGTCTTCTACCTCCACTCCCGGTTGCTCGAGCGCTCCGCCCGTCTGACCGAGGCCGCCGGTGGTGGCTCGCTCACCGCGCTGCCGATCATCGAAACCCAGGCCGGTGACGTGTCCGCTTACATCCCGACGAACGTGATCTCGATCACCGACGGCCAGATCTACCTGGAAACCGACCTCTTCTACCAAGGCATCCGCCCTGCCATCTCGGTGGGTCTCTCGGTGTCGCGCGTAGGTTCCGCCGCCCAGACCAAGACCATCAAGTCCGTCGCCGGCACGACCAAGCTCGACCTCGCGCAGTTCCGCGAGTTGCAGGCCTTCGCCCAGTTCGGCTCCGACCTCGACGCCTCCACCAAGAAGAAGCTCGAGCGTGGTGCCCGCATCGTGGAACTCTTCAAGCAGAACCAGTACTCTCCGCTCTCCATGGAGATGGAGTCGATCTTCCTCTTCGCGATGCAGAACGGCTTCTTCGATGACGTGAAGGTCGCCGACGTGAAGCGCTGCCAGACCGCGATGGGTGAGTTCTTCGAGACCCGCAAGACCGAGCTGCTCGACAAGATCCGCAACGAAAAGCCGGACCTCAAGAAGGACGCCGCCGCCGTCGATGCCGTGAAGACGGCGCTCAACGACTTCAAGGCTTCTTGGAAGTAA
- a CDS encoding ATP synthase F0 subunit B, whose translation MMTILAETAAGQAGPLETIQTTFGLSAPFFIAQVINFFLVIFVLKKFAFGPIQTMLEERRNRIATGEAKLKQIEQQLADSERTTAAAIAKANEDAARLINEAKTSAAALSEQKAQEAIASAQQILAKAEAAAQAERAAIKAELKQEFGRLVTATTAQVTGKVLTSDDKTRINQEALASVEA comes from the coding sequence ATGATGACCATCCTCGCGGAAACCGCTGCCGGGCAAGCGGGCCCTCTTGAAACCATCCAGACGACTTTCGGCCTTAGCGCGCCGTTCTTCATCGCGCAGGTGATCAACTTCTTCCTGGTGATCTTCGTCCTCAAGAAGTTCGCCTTCGGCCCGATCCAGACGATGCTGGAAGAGCGCCGCAACCGCATCGCCACCGGCGAAGCGAAGCTCAAGCAGATCGAGCAGCAGCTTGCTGACTCCGAGCGCACCACCGCCGCTGCCATCGCCAAGGCCAACGAAGACGCCGCCCGCCTCATCAATGAGGCCAAGACCAGCGCCGCCGCCCTTTCCGAGCAGAAGGCGCAGGAAGCCATCGCTTCCGCCCAACAGATCCTCGCCAAGGCCGAAGCCGCCGCCCAAGCCGAGCGCGCCGCGATCAAGGCAGAGCTCAAGCAGGAGTTCGGCCGCCTCGTCACCGCCACCACCGCGCAGGTTACCGGCAAGGTCCTCACCTCCGACGACAAGACCCGCATCAACCAGGAAGCGCTCGCTTCGGTCGAAGCCTGA
- the atpC gene encoding ATP synthase F1 subunit epsilon, producing the protein MALHLEIVTPEKKIFSDTVGNVYLPGADGELGILDGHAALVTALQPGELRYDKDGKTQILAIGTGFAEVTEHKVNVLTDMAMGEEQIDEAKAEAAIKRAEDQLKGIGHDHDAEEVAHLQAVIAKSMAQLRLKRRPKL; encoded by the coding sequence ATGGCTCTTCACCTCGAAATCGTCACCCCGGAGAAGAAGATCTTCTCCGACACGGTCGGCAACGTCTACCTGCCCGGGGCCGACGGCGAGCTGGGTATCCTCGACGGTCACGCCGCGCTGGTCACGGCGCTGCAGCCCGGCGAACTCCGCTACGACAAGGACGGCAAGACCCAGATCCTCGCGATCGGCACCGGCTTTGCGGAAGTCACCGAGCACAAGGTCAATGTCCTCACCGACATGGCCATGGGCGAGGAGCAGATCGACGAGGCGAAGGCCGAGGCCGCCATCAAGCGTGCCGAAGACCAGCTCAAGGGCATCGGCCACGACCATGACGCCGAAGAGGTGGCTCACCTCCAGGCCGTCATCGCCAAGTCGATGGCCCAGCTCCGCCTCAAGCGCCGGCCGAAGCTCTGA